The Fusibacter sp. A1 genome has a segment encoding these proteins:
- a CDS encoding valine--tRNA ligase — translation MNVTMEGRYQPTEFEDKTYEKWMKADAFKATVNKEKEPYTIVLPPPNITGQLHMGHALDHTLQDILIRYKRLMGFEALWLPGTDHASIATEVKVWDKLREDGVDIHSVTREGFLEHAWQWKETYGDRIVEQMKKLGNSCDWSKERFTMDENCSHAVQDVFVKLYEKGYIYRGYRLINWCPDCGTSLSDAEVEHEDKQGNFYHIKYFVKDSDEFLEIATTRPETLVGDSGVAVHPEDKRYAHLIGKTVIVPIIGREIPVIADSYVDIETGTGALKVTPAHDPNDFELGNRHGLEQIIIMDNDAKMNSEAGPYAGMDRYECRKQIVKDLEANDLLVDVKPHQHNVGTCYRCHTVVEPMLSHQWFVKMEEMAKPALEALHSDLEFVPERFSKIYVHWLENIRDWCISRQLWWGHRIPAYYCDACGHIEVSKEMPDTCSICGSSNLRQDEDVLDTWFSSALWPFSTLGWPNDTEEFNYFYPTDVLVTGYDIIFFWVVRMVFSGYEQTGVSPFKDVYIHGLVRDANGKKMSKSLGNGVDPLEVIAEFGADALRFMLTTGNSPGNDQRYQTERVEAARNFANKLWNASRFVLMGVDSFDDTLPEKDAMTLADKWIISRVNETIKDVEHNMDKYDLGMAGDKIYEFVWNEYCDWFIEMAKPRLYGEDKKAKETVERVLIYVLKRILVMLHPFMPFITEEIWSNISEELLITSKWYVADGSLIDEDAIEDMAIIMDAIKSIRNARAQLNIPPSKKSRLFVKTATKSEIFASQSAYFSGLASVSDIIVIADNSELPEDTISAVSHQAELFMPADDLIDYTKENERLLKEQAKLQSEIDRIVKKLSNQGFLAKAPEELVAKEREKQGQFEDMLRAVNESLEKVAGKLG, via the coding sequence ATGAATGTTACAATGGAAGGTCGATATCAGCCGACGGAGTTTGAAGACAAGACCTACGAAAAATGGATGAAAGCAGATGCTTTTAAAGCGACAGTGAACAAGGAAAAAGAACCCTATACGATCGTTTTGCCCCCGCCAAACATCACTGGACAGCTGCATATGGGTCACGCCCTTGACCATACGCTACAGGATATTCTGATCAGATACAAACGTCTGATGGGATTTGAAGCGCTTTGGCTACCAGGCACCGACCATGCGTCTATCGCGACAGAAGTGAAGGTTTGGGACAAACTAAGGGAAGACGGAGTAGACATCCATTCTGTGACTCGTGAAGGATTCTTAGAGCACGCTTGGCAGTGGAAAGAAACTTACGGAGACCGTATTGTTGAACAGATGAAAAAACTGGGCAATTCCTGCGACTGGTCAAAAGAGCGATTCACGATGGATGAAAACTGCTCCCACGCCGTGCAGGACGTGTTCGTGAAATTATACGAAAAAGGATATATCTACAGAGGCTATCGACTGATCAACTGGTGTCCGGATTGCGGCACGTCGCTTTCTGATGCCGAAGTCGAGCACGAGGACAAGCAGGGTAATTTCTACCACATCAAATACTTTGTAAAGGACTCTGACGAGTTCCTGGAGATCGCTACAACTAGACCAGAAACGCTTGTCGGCGATTCTGGTGTTGCTGTGCATCCTGAAGATAAGCGATACGCCCATCTGATCGGCAAGACCGTAATCGTGCCGATTATCGGAAGGGAGATCCCTGTGATCGCGGATTCCTATGTGGATATCGAAACTGGAACAGGTGCCCTTAAGGTTACACCTGCCCACGACCCTAATGATTTTGAACTTGGAAACAGACATGGTCTGGAGCAAATCATCATCATGGACAATGATGCTAAAATGAATAGCGAAGCAGGTCCGTATGCGGGAATGGACCGCTATGAGTGCCGAAAACAGATCGTCAAGGATCTTGAAGCCAATGACCTCCTTGTCGATGTGAAGCCTCATCAGCATAATGTCGGTACTTGCTACAGATGTCACACGGTCGTTGAACCCATGCTGTCCCATCAGTGGTTTGTCAAGATGGAAGAGATGGCAAAACCTGCGCTTGAAGCCCTTCACAGCGATCTTGAGTTCGTTCCTGAAAGGTTCAGCAAGATCTATGTGCATTGGCTTGAAAACATCAGAGACTGGTGTATCTCAAGACAATTATGGTGGGGTCATAGAATACCTGCCTATTACTGCGACGCGTGCGGTCATATTGAAGTAAGTAAGGAAATGCCTGATACTTGCTCGATCTGCGGTTCCAGCAACCTACGTCAGGACGAGGACGTACTCGATACGTGGTTCAGTTCTGCCCTATGGCCGTTTTCTACATTAGGATGGCCTAATGACACTGAAGAGTTCAATTACTTCTACCCTACAGACGTGCTTGTCACAGGGTATGACATCATCTTCTTCTGGGTTGTGAGAATGGTATTCTCAGGTTATGAGCAAACTGGCGTGTCGCCATTCAAGGATGTCTATATCCATGGACTTGTTAGAGACGCCAACGGTAAAAAAATGAGTAAATCCCTAGGAAACGGTGTCGATCCTCTTGAAGTGATCGCAGAGTTCGGTGCGGACGCCCTTAGATTCATGCTGACAACAGGAAACTCTCCAGGAAACGACCAGAGATACCAGACAGAACGTGTGGAAGCTGCCAGAAACTTCGCCAACAAGCTATGGAACGCTTCTAGGTTCGTACTTATGGGTGTGGACAGCTTTGACGACACATTGCCTGAAAAAGATGCGATGACCTTGGCGGACAAGTGGATCATCTCAAGAGTGAATGAGACCATTAAAGACGTTGAGCACAATATGGATAAGTACGACCTGGGTATGGCCGGCGATAAGATCTATGAGTTCGTTTGGAACGAATACTGCGACTGGTTTATCGAAATGGCGAAACCGAGACTCTACGGAGAAGATAAAAAAGCCAAAGAGACAGTAGAACGTGTGCTGATCTATGTGCTTAAAAGGATTCTTGTAATGCTTCATCCCTTCATGCCTTTTATCACAGAAGAAATCTGGTCGAATATCTCTGAGGAGCTTCTAATCACATCCAAGTGGTATGTGGCGGATGGGTCCTTGATCGATGAAGATGCGATTGAAGATATGGCAATTATCATGGATGCCATCAAAAGCATCAGAAACGCTAGAGCTCAGCTTAATATTCCTCCTTCAAAGAAATCACGACTTTTTGTAAAAACTGCGACTAAATCAGAAATTTTCGCATCTCAAAGCGCGTACTTCTCTGGACTTGCGTCAGTTAGCGACATCATCGTCATCGCCGACAACTCGGAGCTTCCGGAAGATACGATTTCTGCAGTTTCGCATCAGGCTGAACTCTTCATGCCTGCGGACGACTTGATTGATTATACAAAAGAAAATGAACGACTTCTAAAGGAACAGGCAAAACTTCAATCGGAGATCGATAGAATTGTGAAGAAGCTTTCAAACCAAGGATTCTTAGCCAAAGCTCCTGAAGAGCTTGTTGCTAAAGAACGTGAAAAGCAAGGTCAATTTGAGGATATGCTTAGAGCTGTCAATGAGTCTCTTGAAAAAGTCGCTGGAAAGTTAGGGTAA
- a CDS encoding folylpolyglutamate synthase/dihydrofolate synthase family protein produces MNYEQAIHYIHDTYKFGSKYGLENIRLLLEGIDNPQDELRFIHIAGTNGKGSTASFIAYALMEAGYKVGTYFSPYLERFNERIQINCMPIGDEDLARHTGIVKKSVDAMLEKGCDHPTEFEIVTSVGFDYFHAQQVDIVVLEVGLGGRLDSTNVIKSPLASVIVPLALDHVQYLGDTIDKIAYEKAGIIKEGCPVVTTVQEEDALEVIIAKADAVGAPYHYSDYRTVKNTQLSRSATTFTYKDVDFKIRLLGEHQIQNACTAFDTLSILNEGKQIQIDVKNILDGFDKTRWMGRVEQVSDNPVVIIDAAHNLHGVQSLVKAIETYQPEGSRIAIFGMMADKAVSDVVGEIIGKFEKIYLVEPDNPRAMKTSELKSEIEKAGFGGEIVELDRVSDAVEVIKSYKNKEVNIYCFGSLYYIGEVRKVLTSEAF; encoded by the coding sequence ATGAACTACGAGCAAGCCATACACTATATACATGACACCTATAAGTTCGGGAGCAAATACGGACTTGAAAACATCCGCTTACTTCTTGAGGGAATCGACAACCCTCAAGATGAGCTCCGTTTTATTCATATCGCGGGGACCAACGGCAAAGGGTCGACCGCGAGCTTCATCGCTTACGCACTCATGGAAGCGGGTTACAAGGTAGGCACTTATTTTTCACCCTATCTTGAAAGGTTCAACGAGCGCATCCAGATCAACTGCATGCCGATAGGCGACGAGGACCTCGCCCGTCATACAGGCATTGTGAAAAAAAGCGTGGATGCCATGCTTGAAAAAGGCTGCGACCACCCTACAGAATTCGAAATCGTCACCTCGGTGGGATTTGATTACTTTCATGCCCAGCAAGTGGATATTGTGGTGCTTGAAGTCGGCCTAGGCGGCAGACTGGATTCCACCAATGTGATAAAATCGCCGCTTGCCTCTGTCATCGTCCCTCTTGCGCTGGACCATGTTCAGTACTTAGGTGATACGATCGATAAGATCGCTTACGAAAAAGCCGGTATCATCAAAGAAGGCTGTCCTGTGGTGACTACGGTTCAAGAAGAGGATGCGCTCGAAGTGATTATCGCTAAAGCGGATGCAGTCGGTGCGCCATATCATTACTCGGACTACCGCACTGTGAAAAACACACAATTGTCACGAAGTGCGACGACCTTCACCTATAAGGACGTGGATTTCAAGATCAGGCTTTTGGGGGAACATCAGATTCAAAACGCATGTACGGCATTTGACACCTTAAGTATCCTGAATGAGGGCAAGCAAATACAGATAGATGTTAAAAACATACTTGATGGCTTTGATAAGACAAGATGGATGGGTAGGGTCGAACAGGTCTCTGACAATCCAGTGGTGATTATCGACGCTGCGCATAATTTGCACGGTGTTCAAAGTTTGGTCAAGGCCATAGAGACTTATCAGCCTGAGGGTTCGCGAATCGCGATATTCGGTATGATGGCGGATAAGGCGGTATCCGATGTGGTCGGCGAAATAATCGGTAAATTCGAAAAAATCTATTTAGTCGAACCCGATAATCCAAGAGCGATGAAGACTTCTGAGCTGAAATCCGAGATCGAAAAAGCAGGTTTTGGCGGAGAAATCGTCGAACTCGATCGGGTAAGCGATGCTGTGGAAGTCATTAAAAGTTATAAAAACAAAGAGGTGAACATCTACTGCTTTGGAAGTTTATACTATATCGGCGAAGTCAGAAAAGTTCTAACAAGTGAGGCTTTCTAA
- a CDS encoding cold shock domain-containing protein, which produces MNGTVKWFNAEKGFGFITSEDGNDVFAHYSQIKKDGYKTLEEGEKVTFDVVNGPKGPQAENINVVD; this is translated from the coding sequence ATGAACGGTACAGTAAAATGGTTCAACGCAGAAAAAGGTTTTGGTTTCATCACTTCTGAAGATGGTAATGACGTTTTCGCTCACTACTCACAAATCAAAAAAGATGGTTACAAAACTCTTGAAGAAGGCGAAAAAGTAACTTTTGACGTAGTAAACGGCCCTAAAGGTCCTCAAGCTGAGAACATCAACGTAGTTGACTAA
- a CDS encoding carbohydrate kinase family protein: MSKGYVVVFGASVVDIFGFSSNKYRPYNSTPGRVKMSFGGVCRNIAENLARVQVDTRFISVVGNDEKGRSMIEHSELIGYDMSETLVLKNGGTPTYLAILNEKGEMVSAIADMSAIAELNTSFIDEKAQIIRGADYVFVDADSPQNLEYMLDTFSGSTKFILDPVSAEKAISIKHLLGKFHTIKPNRYEAEVLVGFEIESDDDLRRAGDFFLDQGVKNVFISLDSEGIYFTDGVRHLKITAENVSVCNVTGAGDSFVAGLGYGYMSDTDIVTTIKRAMTMSNIAILSDETINPDLSPEFVDRLISETKWLVRDL; the protein is encoded by the coding sequence ATGAGTAAAGGCTATGTCGTGGTGTTCGGAGCTTCTGTAGTTGATATTTTTGGTTTTAGTTCAAATAAGTACAGACCGTATAACTCTACACCTGGTAGGGTGAAGATGTCATTTGGAGGCGTATGCAGGAATATCGCAGAAAACCTCGCAAGAGTTCAAGTGGACACCCGTTTCATATCGGTTGTCGGAAATGACGAAAAAGGTAGGAGTATGATTGAACATTCAGAGCTGATCGGCTATGACATGTCAGAGACCTTGGTACTTAAGAACGGAGGAACGCCGACCTATCTGGCGATTCTGAACGAAAAAGGCGAAATGGTGTCGGCCATTGCGGACATGAGCGCCATCGCTGAACTGAATACCTCATTCATTGATGAGAAGGCGCAAATCATAAGGGGTGCCGACTATGTGTTTGTCGATGCGGACAGTCCTCAAAATCTTGAGTACATGCTGGATACCTTCAGCGGGTCTACAAAGTTCATCTTGGATCCGGTATCCGCTGAAAAGGCGATCTCCATCAAACATCTTTTAGGTAAGTTTCATACGATCAAGCCCAATAGATATGAAGCGGAAGTGCTTGTCGGGTTTGAAATCGAGTCGGATGACGATCTGAGAAGGGCGGGAGATTTTTTCCTTGATCAGGGGGTTAAGAACGTATTTATCAGCTTGGACTCTGAAGGCATCTACTTTACAGATGGAGTAAGACACTTGAAGATCACCGCTGAAAATGTTTCAGTGTGCAATGTCACCGGTGCGGGGGATTCCTTTGTCGCGGGCTTAGGTTATGGTTACATGTCGGATACCGACATTGTCACGACCATCAAGCGTGCGATGACGATGTCGAATATCGCGATATTGAGTGACGAGACCATTAATCCTGACCTGTCTCCTGAATTCGTCGATCGTCTGATCAGCGAAACCAAGTGGCTTGTGAGAGACTTGTAA
- a CDS encoding S-layer homology domain-containing protein encodes MKKHIFALTIVILLLVTSIAFAMFDDASKHWAADDINALVQSGAVNGYSDGTFRPDNTITRGEFTKILVVLKADAVTAATGHWAQRYVNTAVDKGYLPYKHFDDLDKPISRQEMAYMIAKAADNPTPYPYAFSLSLKDFTSMDSFYLETSYTAYGSGIIGGYKDNTFRPTAFATRAEAATMLMRMHREGNRQPRTVSFNQQTLSYYDGTDGKPALIAVSGKVYDVSAIGSWKDGVHRDGIKAGKDLTDFMQGSPHSPAIVDELELVGVFTK; translated from the coding sequence ATGAAAAAACACATTTTTGCACTAACGATAGTCATTCTTTTACTTGTTACAAGCATTGCTTTTGCCATGTTCGACGATGCGAGCAAACATTGGGCGGCAGATGACATCAACGCGCTTGTCCAGTCCGGAGCCGTCAACGGCTATAGCGACGGAACGTTCAGGCCAGACAACACGATCACACGCGGCGAGTTCACAAAGATCCTTGTCGTACTCAAAGCCGATGCCGTCACCGCGGCCACAGGTCATTGGGCCCAGCGGTATGTAAACACTGCGGTGGATAAGGGCTACTTGCCCTACAAGCATTTTGACGATTTGGACAAACCCATCAGCCGACAGGAAATGGCTTACATGATCGCAAAAGCCGCTGACAATCCTACACCATATCCTTACGCCTTTTCATTATCTTTAAAGGATTTCACATCGATGGATTCCTTTTATCTGGAGACCAGCTACACCGCCTACGGGTCGGGAATCATCGGAGGCTATAAGGACAACACCTTCAGACCGACGGCCTTTGCCACAAGGGCCGAAGCCGCCACCATGCTGATGAGAATGCACCGGGAAGGAAATAGACAGCCCAGAACCGTCAGCTTCAATCAGCAGACCCTTTCCTATTATGACGGCACAGACGGCAAACCTGCGCTGATCGCCGTAAGCGGTAAAGTTTATGATGTCAGCGCTATCGGTTCATGGAAGGATGGAGTCCATCGGGATGGTATCAAAGCAGGCAAGGACTTAACGGACTTCATGCAAGGCTCACCCCATAGCCCTGCGATCGTCGACGAGCTTGAACTGGTCGGCGTGTTCACCAAATAA
- a CDS encoding NIL domain-containing protein: protein MMCKIEITYDSKTVQKPLIYEMTKRYDIVFNIYRAIVDEQFMGHLILEIEGASKAVNQAIEFLELEGVQVEIIQTQIVIDRLRCHQCGACAGACFTRALKIGEDSGLIFDKSRCISCYNCIEACDVQAIEKG from the coding sequence ATGATGTGCAAGATTGAAATAACGTATGACAGTAAGACGGTGCAAAAACCTTTGATCTATGAAATGACAAAACGATACGACATCGTCTTTAACATTTACCGCGCGATCGTGGATGAGCAGTTCATGGGGCATCTGATTCTTGAGATCGAAGGGGCTTCAAAAGCGGTGAATCAGGCGATCGAGTTTCTTGAACTTGAAGGGGTGCAGGTGGAGATCATCCAGACACAGATCGTAATTGACCGGCTTAGGTGCCACCAGTGCGGGGCATGTGCGGGGGCATGTTTCACTAGAGCACTCAAAATAGGTGAGGACAGTGGACTGATTTTTGATAAATCCAGATGTATCAGTTGTTATAATTGTATAGAGGCCTGCGATGTCCAGGCGATAGAAAAGGGGTAG
- the metF gene encoding methylenetetrahydrofolate reductase [NAD(P)H]: protein MKISKILEEKPFSFSFEVFPPNDDTKLPKLLSTTNKLHSLDPDFISVTYGALGGTKNNTFSIAKNIKDIQNMNAVTHLTCVNMTKAEAAQTLHSMRYFGIENILALRGDKGETDVPGDFRYASDLIRFIKETQPDVFSIGGACYPEGHIEARNRTEDILNLKMKCDSGLDYLLTQMFFDNEIFYDFMDRLTLAGIHTPVIAGVMPVLNAKQILKICKFSGATLPKKFVRIIEKFEHNPEALREAGIAYASEQIIDLISWGVRGVHLYTMNSFKTADQICGNIEFVRSSR from the coding sequence ATGAAGATTAGCAAAATACTGGAGGAAAAGCCGTTTTCGTTCTCGTTTGAGGTATTTCCGCCAAACGACGATACAAAACTGCCAAAGCTCCTATCGACAACGAACAAGCTACATTCTTTGGATCCCGATTTTATCAGTGTGACCTACGGCGCGCTGGGAGGGACGAAAAACAACACCTTTTCGATCGCGAAGAACATTAAGGACATTCAGAACATGAATGCGGTGACGCACCTGACCTGTGTGAACATGACCAAAGCTGAAGCTGCCCAAACTCTCCATTCGATGAGGTATTTCGGCATCGAGAACATCTTGGCCCTGCGGGGCGACAAGGGTGAAACTGATGTCCCCGGCGACTTCAGATACGCCTCGGACCTGATCAGGTTTATCAAGGAGACCCAGCCTGACGTGTTTTCCATCGGCGGCGCATGTTATCCTGAAGGACATATCGAGGCGAGAAACCGGACAGAGGACATCTTGAACCTCAAGATGAAATGTGACAGCGGGCTTGATTACCTGCTGACGCAGATGTTTTTTGACAATGAGATTTTTTACGACTTCATGGACAGGCTGACCCTTGCTGGTATACATACCCCAGTCATCGCTGGTGTGATGCCTGTACTTAATGCGAAACAGATACTAAAGATATGCAAGTTTTCGGGAGCGACACTACCGAAGAAGTTTGTGCGCATCATCGAAAAATTCGAGCATAATCCAGAAGCCCTCAGAGAAGCGGGTATCGCCTACGCTTCAGAACAGATCATCGACCTGATCTCTTGGGGGGTCAGAGGAGTGCATCTTTATACGATGAACAGCTTCAAAACCGCCGATCAGATCTGCGGCAATATCGAATTTGTGCGAAGTTCAAGGTGA
- a CDS encoding DUF4364 family protein yields the protein MFNQDSRVEVKEKLILLYSYHAVGVPVTGEQINDILLSLNLIEYFPLQQHTLDLVENGMLEEHDVDDEHLYMITDQGINTLNFFKDRISAAITGKIDDVMVGVKKDMKKSRLIKAEHQKIDEGNYMVDLSIKEGPYNLVKLTLSVPSNKTAKEMCQQWKDDAVGMYAKIIELFDSGE from the coding sequence ATGTTTAATCAAGATTCTAGAGTAGAAGTAAAAGAAAAGTTAATCCTGCTATATAGCTACCATGCGGTGGGCGTTCCGGTAACAGGCGAACAAATCAACGATATCCTGTTGTCGCTGAACCTCATCGAATATTTCCCTCTACAGCAGCACACGCTCGACCTAGTCGAAAACGGCATGCTGGAGGAGCACGATGTAGACGATGAGCACCTTTATATGATCACAGATCAGGGAATAAACACCTTGAATTTCTTTAAAGACCGAATCAGCGCTGCGATCACCGGTAAGATAGACGATGTGATGGTCGGCGTGAAAAAGGATATGAAAAAGTCGCGTCTGATCAAGGCCGAACACCAAAAGATAGATGAAGGAAACTACATGGTCGATCTATCAATCAAAGAAGGTCCTTATAATCTTGTGAAACTGACACTCAGCGTTCCAAGCAATAAAACCGCTAAAGAGATGTGCCAGCAGTGGAAAGACGACGCTGTCGGCATGTACGCAAAGATCATCGAACTCTTCGACAGCGGAGAATAA
- a CDS encoding 4Fe-4S double cluster binding domain-containing protein gives MYSILENVFKRHQIDHWGFADLKGALPEDLNHYKTAVSFYVPMLTAVIDEVVDAPTVPYFHLYRTVNRMIDQINLEIGLALEKNGHRAYPIAASQSLPGKEHHYEGRFQHRTAARLAGLGSIGKSACFITPTHGPRVRLGTVLTTYQPDQYPKVEEESCGGCDLCAAICPAMAIYGVNWHEGIERNEMIDVRACSKHMHRAYQHIGRGVVCGLCFSVCPKGRKLGKVENR, from the coding sequence ATGTATTCGATACTTGAAAACGTATTTAAGAGACATCAGATAGATCATTGGGGATTTGCAGACCTAAAGGGCGCGCTCCCGGAAGACTTGAACCACTATAAGACAGCAGTAAGCTTTTATGTTCCTATGTTGACAGCGGTGATCGATGAGGTGGTCGATGCTCCGACGGTACCGTATTTCCATTTGTATCGGACGGTAAACCGTATGATCGATCAAATCAATCTGGAAATCGGTCTTGCACTTGAAAAGAACGGCCATCGGGCCTATCCCATCGCCGCATCCCAGTCGCTGCCTGGAAAAGAACATCATTACGAAGGGCGATTTCAGCATAGGACTGCGGCAAGGCTAGCCGGTTTAGGAAGTATTGGCAAAAGCGCTTGCTTTATCACGCCGACCCACGGACCAAGGGTACGCCTGGGTACGGTGCTGACCACCTACCAGCCAGATCAATATCCAAAGGTTGAAGAGGAGTCGTGCGGGGGCTGCGACTTATGCGCCGCAATCTGTCCTGCCATGGCCATTTACGGTGTGAATTGGCATGAAGGTATTGAAAGAAACGAAATGATTGATGTAAGAGCTTGTTCAAAACACATGCACAGGGCATATCAGCACATAGGACGAGGTGTGGTTTGCGGCCTCTGTTTTTCGGTATGCCCCAAGGGAAGAAAATTAGGGAAGGTAGAGAATAGATGA
- a CDS encoding polysaccharide deacetylase family protein translates to MMYFMKWAVVLQLTVSLLSGPLSGDVVVKNQGINEEDAKAVAESIDYEKIVDEHKPNELGQVMIVMYHNLVSDPSKEGYYARTPENFKKDLIRLYSEGYVPITMTELVTGDFDVPAGKTPIVLTFDDGHPSNFQYLEDGTIDPSCVIGIFESMEREYEGFGGKAIFYVNQPVVFGNAPIDANKVEYLLTSGYELGNHTAGHVNLTEVDQEKQRSTIVKQAEYLEALNGNSSFHFSVPFGQKPKDYFELVKGEGWLAPYRMVSSVNVGWNPIKSPFDTRFDAYDLNRITVGDDDYELNFWLDYFKDNPGRRFISDGLKDVITINKETMEYLSEGASAQKRVLLYDEGGIEWKTK, encoded by the coding sequence ATGATGTATTTTATGAAATGGGCTGTGGTCCTTCAATTGACAGTTTCGCTCCTAAGCGGTCCGCTGAGCGGGGACGTGGTCGTAAAGAATCAGGGTATAAACGAAGAGGATGCTAAAGCGGTTGCAGAATCGATCGATTATGAAAAGATAGTCGATGAGCATAAACCCAATGAACTGGGTCAGGTGATGATTGTGATGTATCACAATCTTGTGAGTGATCCGAGCAAGGAAGGGTATTACGCAAGAACCCCTGAGAACTTCAAAAAAGATCTGATAAGGCTTTATAGTGAAGGATACGTACCGATCACGATGACAGAACTTGTCACTGGTGATTTTGACGTTCCTGCAGGTAAGACCCCCATCGTGCTGACCTTCGATGACGGACATCCTTCCAATTTTCAGTACCTGGAGGATGGTACCATCGATCCCTCTTGCGTCATAGGAATCTTCGAATCCATGGAGAGGGAGTATGAAGGCTTTGGTGGAAAAGCGATATTCTATGTCAACCAGCCGGTCGTCTTTGGCAACGCGCCGATTGATGCTAATAAAGTCGAGTATCTGCTCACAAGCGGGTATGAACTGGGAAACCACACAGCAGGCCATGTCAATCTGACTGAGGTCGATCAGGAAAAACAGCGGTCGACCATTGTCAAACAGGCTGAGTATCTTGAAGCGCTTAACGGAAACAGCTCCTTTCACTTTTCGGTGCCCTTCGGCCAAAAGCCAAAAGACTATTTTGAACTTGTCAAAGGTGAAGGGTGGCTCGCTCCATATAGAATGGTCAGTTCGGTGAATGTGGGCTGGAATCCCATAAAATCACCTTTTGATACTCGTTTTGACGCATATGACCTAAACCGGATCACAGTAGGTGATGACGACTACGAACTGAACTTCTGGTTGGATTATTTCAAGGACAATCCAGGCAGGCGGTTTATCTCGGATGGACTCAAGGATGTAATCACCATAAACAAAGAGACGATGGAGTACTTGTCTGAAGGGGCAAGCGCTCAAAAACGTGTTTTACTGTATGACGAAGGAGGTATAGAGTGGAAAACCAAATGA